A genomic segment from Rhodospirillum centenum SW encodes:
- a CDS encoding ABC transporter ATP-binding protein, giving the protein MPVPLVEPVPLVEIDGLRHAAGGRTVLELPRWRLEEGRHCLLLGPSGSGKTTLMHAIAGLLRPTAGRVRVAGQDLAALDDAARDVFRGRTIGIVFQTLHLVPALDIAGNLRLARWLVGLDTGEDTVRAALERVGLGHRLKARPHELSQGERQRVAVARAVVNRPRLILADEPTSALDDANCAAMTELLLEQAAACGATLVVATHDARLKERIAHRLDLSAPLEAAA; this is encoded by the coding sequence ATGCCTGTTCCCCTGGTCGAGCCTGTTCCCCTGGTGGAGATCGACGGACTGCGCCATGCCGCGGGCGGGCGCACCGTGCTGGAACTGCCGCGCTGGCGCCTGGAGGAGGGGCGGCACTGCCTCCTGCTCGGCCCCAGCGGCAGCGGCAAGACAACCCTGATGCACGCCATCGCGGGCCTGCTGCGGCCGACCGCCGGGCGGGTGCGGGTGGCCGGGCAGGACCTCGCCGCCCTGGACGACGCGGCGCGCGACGTCTTCCGCGGCCGCACCATCGGCATCGTCTTCCAGACCCTGCATCTGGTCCCGGCGCTGGACATCGCCGGCAATCTGCGGCTGGCCCGCTGGCTGGTCGGGCTGGACACCGGGGAGGACACGGTGCGGGCGGCGCTGGAGCGGGTCGGGCTGGGCCACCGGCTGAAGGCACGCCCGCACGAACTGTCCCAGGGCGAGCGGCAGCGGGTGGCGGTGGCCCGCGCCGTCGTCAACCGGCCGCGCCTGATCCTGGCCGACGAGCCGACCAGCGCCCTGGACGACGCCAACTGCGCCGCCATGACGGAGCTGCTGCTGGAACAGGCGGCGGCCTGCGGCGCCACGCTGGTGGTGGCGACCCACGATGCCCGCCTGAAGGAGCGCATCGCCCACCGCCTGGACCTGTCCGCCCCGCTGGAGGCCGCGGCATGA
- a CDS encoding ABC transporter permease: protein MTLFSLSLAYLRQRSLTTVLNLLLLALGVATIVVLLLVNRQMEGRLARDAAGIDLVVGAKGSPLQLILSAVYHVDIPTGNIPLAEAEALSADPLVKQTIPVALGDNFMGYRIVGTTPAYPAHYGAALADGRLFELSMEATVGATVARAAKLRVGDLIVGSHGVGGEGHAHADHPFEVVGILEPTGTVLDRLVLTPVESVWDVHAAHGHDAAASGRGREVTAVLVTYASPLAAARLPRRINQDTGMQAASPASELVRLLSLVGVGLDAMRAFGFVLIVSAALGTFVALYNSLQQRRYDLAVMRSLGGTRRTLVLQLVTEAMTVSLAGTLLGLGLGHGAAVAAGHLFPQAQDLGVTGFVFLAEELWLFALAAVIALLAAALPAVQVYRADVSAVLARG, encoded by the coding sequence ATGACCCTCTTCAGCCTCAGCCTTGCCTATCTGCGCCAGCGCAGCCTGACCACCGTGCTGAACCTGCTGCTGCTGGCCCTGGGGGTGGCGACCATCGTCGTGCTGCTGCTGGTCAACCGCCAGATGGAGGGCCGGCTGGCGCGTGACGCCGCCGGCATCGACCTCGTGGTCGGCGCCAAGGGCAGCCCGCTGCAACTGATCCTCTCCGCCGTCTACCATGTGGACATCCCGACCGGGAACATCCCCCTGGCCGAGGCGGAGGCGCTGTCCGCCGACCCGCTGGTGAAGCAGACGATCCCGGTTGCCCTGGGCGACAATTTCATGGGCTACCGGATCGTCGGCACCACCCCCGCCTATCCCGCCCATTACGGGGCCGCCCTGGCCGACGGCCGCCTGTTCGAGCTGTCCATGGAGGCGACCGTCGGGGCGACGGTGGCGCGGGCGGCGAAGCTGCGCGTCGGCGACCTGATCGTCGGCAGCCACGGCGTCGGCGGGGAAGGCCATGCCCACGCCGACCATCCGTTCGAGGTCGTCGGCATCCTGGAGCCGACCGGCACCGTGCTGGACCGGCTGGTGCTGACCCCGGTGGAAAGCGTCTGGGACGTCCATGCCGCGCACGGTCACGACGCTGCGGCGTCCGGGCGCGGGCGCGAGGTCACGGCCGTGCTGGTGACCTATGCCTCGCCGCTGGCGGCGGCCCGGCTGCCCCGCCGGATCAACCAGGACACCGGGATGCAGGCGGCCTCCCCCGCCAGCGAGCTGGTGCGGCTGCTCTCGCTCGTCGGTGTCGGGCTGGACGCGATGCGGGCCTTCGGCTTCGTGCTGATCGTCTCGGCCGCGCTGGGGACCTTCGTCGCGCTCTACAACTCCCTGCAGCAGCGCCGCTACGATCTGGCGGTGATGCGCAGCCTGGGCGGCACCCGGCGCACGCTGGTGCTGCAACTGGTGACGGAGGCGATGACCGTCAGTCTGGCCGGCACGCTGCTGGGGCTGGGGCTCGGTCACGGCGCCGCCGTGGCGGCCGGGCACCTGTTCCCGCAGGCGCAGGACCTGGGCGTCACCGGCTTCGTCTTCCTGGCGGAAGAGCTGTGGCTGTTCGCGCTGGCGGCCGTCATCGCGCTGCTGGCGGCGGCGCTCCCGGCCGTCCAGGTCTACCGCGCGGACGTCTCCGCCGTGCTGGCGCGGGGCTGA
- a CDS encoding DUF3299 domain-containing protein gives MTKTPPAALARTLPVALCLAVLAGAPATPAFAFKEVKQAAPAEPQAPGAVPRATLGWDLIADVREEQSVVDGMLRYRAVFGEALQKLDGADFTIGGWIIPLEQSEKSAHFLLSALSPTCPFCPPPGPADLIEVRTTEPVQFSYEMVTLKGRLKLTGEDPNGLYFRLEEAKASPTG, from the coding sequence ATGACGAAGACGCCCCCCGCCGCCCTCGCCCGCACCCTTCCCGTCGCCCTCTGCCTCGCCGTACTGGCCGGCGCGCCGGCCACGCCGGCCTTCGCCTTCAAGGAGGTGAAGCAGGCAGCCCCGGCCGAGCCGCAGGCACCCGGGGCCGTGCCGCGCGCGACCCTGGGCTGGGACCTGATCGCCGACGTGCGGGAGGAGCAGTCGGTGGTGGACGGCATGCTCCGCTACCGCGCCGTCTTCGGGGAGGCGCTGCAGAAGCTGGACGGCGCCGACTTCACCATCGGCGGCTGGATCATCCCGCTGGAGCAGTCGGAGAAGTCCGCCCATTTCCTGCTGAGCGCGCTCTCGCCCACCTGCCCCTTCTGCCCGCCGCCCGGCCCCGCCGACCTGATCGAGGTGCGGACGACCGAGCCGGTGCAGTTCTCCTATGAGATGGTCACGCTGAAGGGCCGGCTGAAGCTGACGGGGGAGGACCCCAACGGCCTGTATTTCCGCCTGGAGGAGGCCAAGGCCTCGCCCACGGGCTGA
- the rimP gene encoding ribosome maturation factor RimP yields MEAVERIGRIIEPSVEAMGYELVRVQLSGGQRPTLQIMAERSDGAAMTVEDCADISRAVSALLDVEDPLPGAYTLEVSSPGIDRPLTRLKDFERFAGFEARLETKAPVDGRKRFRGFLAGIEDDAVRLALPVEKKARKGAKAAPTRDAADAGEAGDAEATLVVIPFGLVLKAKLELTDELLTAAAAEQGAAPGTEGGAMEVEEDARPARRPHQPKPKKAKKKGPGRFSKAGAGEDVDGADGGPAAGPGAQDE; encoded by the coding sequence ATGGAAGCGGTCGAGCGGATCGGTCGGATCATCGAGCCTTCGGTTGAGGCCATGGGGTACGAGCTGGTGCGGGTTCAGCTCTCCGGCGGGCAGCGGCCGACTCTTCAGATCATGGCGGAGCGCAGCGATGGTGCCGCCATGACCGTGGAGGACTGTGCCGACATCAGCCGCGCCGTCTCCGCGCTGCTGGACGTGGAAGACCCGCTGCCCGGCGCCTACACGCTGGAGGTCAGCTCCCCCGGCATCGACCGCCCCCTGACCCGGCTGAAGGATTTCGAACGGTTCGCCGGCTTCGAGGCGCGGCTGGAGACGAAGGCGCCGGTGGACGGGCGCAAGCGTTTCCGCGGCTTCCTGGCCGGGATCGAGGACGATGCCGTGCGGCTGGCCCTGCCGGTCGAGAAGAAGGCGCGCAAGGGGGCCAAGGCCGCCCCGACCCGTGACGCTGCCGACGCCGGTGAGGCCGGCGATGCCGAGGCGACGCTGGTGGTGATCCCCTTCGGTCTCGTGCTGAAGGCGAAACTGGAACTGACCGACGAGCTGCTGACGGCGGCCGCGGCGGAGCAGGGCGCCGCCCCCGGAACGGAGGGTGGGGCGATGGAGGTGGAGGAGGACGCCCGTCCGGCGCGCCGCCCCCACCAGCCCAAGCCGAAGAAGGCGAAGAAAAAGGGCCCCGGCCGCTTCTCCAAGGCGGGCGCGGGCGAGGATGTCGATGGCGCCGACGGGGGCCCCGCGGCCGGTCCCGGCGCACAGGACGAGTGA
- the nusA gene encoding transcription termination factor NusA — MELLQVADAVAREKNIDKEHVLEAMEEAIKKAGRSKYGHEHDIRARIDRKTGEIQLTRYLEVVETVENEALQIDLAKAKRKNPAAKVGDFIVDPLPPIDFGRIAAQTAKQVIVQKVREAERERQFNEYKDRMGEIVNGLVKRVEYGNVTVDLGRAEGVLRRDESLPREHFKTGDRVRAYIYDVRREQRGPQIFLSRTHPMFMAGLFKQEVPEIYDGIIEIKAVARDPGSRAKIAVISKDSSIDPVGACVGMRGSRVQAVVGELQGEKIDIIPWNRDPATFVVNALAPAEVAKVVLDEENGKIEVVVPDDQLSLAIGRRGQNVRLASMLTGWDIDIMTEKEESDRRQEEFRTRSQLFMEALDVDDVIAHLLVAEGFTSVEEIAFVDLDELTAIDAFDEDVAAELQNRAQAFLEEQNARLEEKRRALGVDDDVAAVEALTPAMLVKLGENGVKTLDDLADLAGDELSEIVGKDALSVDDANAVIMAARAHWFADGEAGAAGQAAGETPAQPQG, encoded by the coding sequence ATGGAACTGCTTCAAGTAGCCGACGCGGTTGCCCGCGAGAAGAACATCGACAAAGAGCATGTGCTCGAAGCGATGGAGGAGGCGATCAAGAAGGCCGGTCGCTCCAAGTACGGGCACGAGCACGACATCCGCGCCCGCATCGACCGCAAGACCGGCGAGATCCAGCTCACCCGCTACCTTGAGGTCGTGGAGACCGTCGAGAACGAGGCCTTGCAGATCGATCTCGCCAAGGCGAAGCGGAAGAACCCCGCCGCCAAGGTCGGTGACTTCATCGTCGATCCGCTGCCGCCCATCGACTTCGGCCGCATCGCCGCGCAGACCGCCAAGCAGGTGATCGTGCAGAAGGTCCGCGAGGCCGAGCGCGAGCGCCAGTTCAACGAGTACAAGGACCGCATGGGCGAGATCGTCAACGGTCTGGTCAAGCGCGTCGAGTACGGCAACGTCACCGTCGATCTGGGCCGCGCCGAGGGCGTGCTGCGCCGCGACGAGAGCCTGCCGCGCGAGCACTTCAAGACCGGCGACCGGGTGCGCGCCTACATCTACGACGTCCGGCGCGAACAGCGCGGGCCGCAGATCTTCCTGTCGCGCACGCATCCGATGTTCATGGCCGGCCTGTTCAAGCAGGAAGTGCCGGAGATCTACGACGGCATCATCGAGATCAAGGCCGTGGCCCGCGATCCCGGCAGCCGTGCCAAGATCGCCGTCATCTCCAAGGACAGCTCGATCGACCCCGTGGGCGCCTGCGTCGGCATGCGCGGCAGCCGCGTCCAGGCCGTGGTGGGCGAGCTGCAGGGCGAGAAGATCGACATCATTCCCTGGAACCGCGATCCGGCCACCTTCGTCGTCAACGCGCTGGCCCCCGCCGAGGTGGCCAAGGTCGTGCTGGACGAGGAGAACGGCAAGATCGAGGTCGTGGTCCCCGACGACCAGCTCAGCCTGGCCATCGGCCGGCGCGGCCAGAATGTCCGTCTGGCCTCGATGCTGACCGGCTGGGACATCGACATCATGACCGAGAAGGAGGAGAGCGACCGGCGGCAGGAGGAATTCCGCACCCGCTCGCAGCTCTTCATGGAAGCCCTGGACGTGGACGACGTCATCGCCCATCTGCTGGTGGCCGAGGGCTTCACGTCGGTCGAGGAGATCGCCTTCGTCGACCTGGACGAGCTGACCGCGATCGACGCCTTCGACGAGGACGTCGCCGCCGAGCTGCAGAACCGGGCGCAGGCCTTCCTCGAAGAGCAGAACGCCAGGCTGGAGGAAAAGCGTCGCGCCCTGGGCGTGGACGACGATGTCGCGGCCGTGGAGGCCCTGACCCCTGCCATGCTGGTCAAGCTCGGTGAGAACGGCGTGAAGACGCTGGACGATCTGGCCGACCTCGCCGGCGACGAGCTGTCCGAGATCGTCGGCAAGGACGCCCTGAGCGTGGACGACGCCAACGCCGTCATCATGGCCGCGCGTGCCCACTGGTTCGCCGATGGCGAGGCCGGTGCCGCCGGTCAGGCTGCCGGCGAGACCCCGGCCCAGCCGCAGGGCTGA
- a CDS encoding RNA-binding protein: MHPTTDPTRRGHGPLTVAAGPAPAPQGACADVAGAGTGDGEIADWPGADEPEVLGGRKGPLRRCVASSAVASRDQMVRFVIAPDGFVVPDVEESLPGRGLWLTADPAMFEKAVARNVFAKAARRAVRVEKDLAIRTVALLRRRCLALIGLACRGGGAVAGFEKVQAALRSGRFGRSAVPGLWLEAADGAADGRAKLAPLAAAAGVPLVAVLDRRELGLALGRDEAVHAVLARGPLTAQVLREFGRLSALAGLPPVSVAPARAAPAGSPDGRTGAAGEAGLRDTSLPDADTSTPDRIEGSTTRRSDTE; encoded by the coding sequence ATGCACCCGACCACCGATCCGACCCGCCGGGGCCATGGCCCCCTGACGGTCGCCGCGGGCCCCGCCCCGGCGCCGCAGGGCGCGTGCGCCGACGTGGCCGGAGCCGGGACGGGCGATGGGGAGATCGCCGACTGGCCCGGGGCGGACGAGCCCGAGGTGCTGGGCGGCAGGAAGGGTCCCCTGCGGCGTTGCGTCGCCAGTTCCGCGGTGGCGTCCCGGGATCAGATGGTGAGGTTCGTCATAGCACCGGACGGCTTTGTGGTGCCGGATGTGGAGGAATCCCTCCCGGGACGCGGGCTGTGGTTGACGGCGGACCCCGCCATGTTCGAAAAGGCGGTCGCCAGGAATGTCTTCGCCAAGGCGGCGCGTCGCGCCGTGCGGGTGGAGAAGGATCTGGCGATCCGCACGGTGGCCCTGCTGCGCCGCCGCTGTCTGGCCCTGATCGGGCTGGCCTGCCGCGGCGGTGGTGCGGTGGCCGGGTTCGAGAAGGTGCAGGCCGCCCTGCGGTCGGGCCGGTTCGGCAGGTCAGCCGTTCCGGGTCTCTGGCTGGAGGCGGCCGACGGGGCCGCGGACGGCCGGGCCAAGCTGGCACCGCTGGCCGCTGCGGCCGGCGTGCCCCTGGTGGCGGTGCTGGACCGGCGCGAGCTGGGGCTGGCGCTGGGGCGCGACGAGGCGGTGCACGCGGTTCTGGCCCGTGGGCCGCTGACCGCGCAGGTGCTGCGGGAATTCGGACGGCTGTCGGCCCTGGCCGGTCTGCCGCCGGTGAGTGTGGCGCCCGCAAGGGCCGCGCCGGCAGGATCGCCGGACGGCCGGACGGGTGCCGCGGGTGAAGCGGGATTGCGTGACACGAGTTTGCCTGATGCGGACACGAGTACACCGGACCGCATCGAGGGATCAACGACGAGACGGTCGGATACCGAATGA
- the infB gene encoding translation initiation factor IF-2 → MTDTNDQNRDKKTLSLSGKGGTLGLKKPAAAAGAGAGAGAAASAADTVRQSFSHGRQKTVAVEVKQRKRTFEKAAVPGIADGGAAARRAAEGVTGRQQGGRSGAPRGLSEAEREQRLRVLREAKAEEQRRALTEAEERALAEQVAAEAAAAAAAAAVAEAAAVVAAEAAAAAEPLDDETLRRREMEELRRIQDQEKALAAEAERKRLEEETRRKEEEARKAEETRKRTDSSARPGTTTTTARPGAEAPAVRTATGLPGRKDEDEEEGPRRRGSSSPGPGKGAPKVPAPAVKAKGGEKRRTGKLTVSQALVEDEGGRGRSLAAARRARERERQRQFGRQETQKVTRDVTIPEVITVQELANRMAERGADVIKTLMKMGVMATITQTIDADTAELVVTELGHRPHRVSEADVELGVIGDQDRTEDLRPRPPVVTVMGHVDHGKTSLLDALRHTDVAGREAGGITQHIGAYQVQLPSGSKITFIDTPGHAAFTEMRARGATVTDVVVLVVAADDGVMPQTVEAIRHAKAAKVPIIVAINKCDLPQAKAERVRNELLQHDLVVEDMGGEVLDVEVSAKTGKGLDRLEEAILLQAEILELKANPERPAEGTIVEAKLDKGRGPVGTVLIRRGTLRVGDIVVAGSEWGRVRALVNDRGQAVDEAGPATPVEVLGLTGVPLAGDDLAVVGTEARAREITEYRQRKKREAQAAQQARGSLEQMFSKIQAGEAKELPVVIKGDVQGSVEAIAGALEKAAGDNSEVKVRVLFSGVGAITESDVTLANASDGLIIGFNVRANPQAREMAKRDGVEIRYYSIIYNIIDDVKQMLTGMLAPTLREKFLGNAQIQEVFNITKVGKVAGCRVVEGTVKRGAKVRLLRDNVVIHEGTLKTLKRFKDEVKEVREGFECGMAFENYDDIRAGDLIEAFEMEEVARAL, encoded by the coding sequence ATGACTGACACGAACGACCAGAACCGCGACAAGAAAACTCTGAGCCTGTCCGGGAAAGGCGGCACGCTGGGGCTGAAGAAGCCGGCCGCCGCTGCCGGTGCCGGTGCCGGCGCCGGCGCTGCCGCCAGCGCGGCAGACACCGTGCGCCAGAGCTTCTCCCACGGTCGGCAGAAGACCGTCGCGGTCGAGGTCAAGCAGCGCAAGCGCACCTTCGAGAAGGCGGCCGTCCCCGGCATCGCCGACGGCGGCGCTGCCGCCCGTCGCGCGGCCGAGGGTGTCACCGGCCGCCAGCAGGGGGGCCGGTCCGGCGCGCCGCGCGGTCTCAGCGAGGCCGAGCGCGAGCAGCGCCTGCGCGTCCTGCGCGAAGCCAAGGCGGAGGAGCAGCGCCGCGCCCTGACCGAGGCGGAGGAGCGCGCGCTCGCCGAGCAGGTGGCGGCCGAGGCCGCTGCCGCCGCCGCCGCCGCTGCGGTGGCCGAGGCTGCCGCCGTCGTGGCCGCGGAAGCCGCCGCCGCCGCGGAGCCGCTGGACGACGAGACGCTGCGCCGCCGCGAGATGGAGGAGCTGCGCCGCATCCAGGACCAGGAGAAGGCCCTGGCCGCGGAAGCCGAGCGCAAGCGCCTGGAGGAAGAGACCCGGCGCAAGGAGGAGGAGGCGCGCAAGGCGGAAGAGACCCGCAAGCGCACCGACAGCTCCGCCCGCCCCGGCACCACCACCACCACCGCCCGTCCGGGGGCCGAGGCTCCCGCCGTCCGCACCGCGACCGGCCTGCCCGGCCGCAAGGACGAGGACGAGGAGGAGGGACCCCGCCGCCGCGGCAGCAGCAGCCCCGGCCCCGGCAAGGGCGCGCCCAAGGTCCCCGCGCCGGCCGTCAAGGCCAAGGGCGGGGAGAAGCGCCGCACCGGCAAGCTCACCGTCAGCCAGGCGCTCGTCGAGGATGAGGGGGGCCGCGGCCGCAGTCTGGCCGCCGCCCGCCGTGCCCGCGAGCGCGAACGCCAGCGCCAGTTCGGCCGACAGGAAACCCAGAAAGTGACCCGCGACGTCACCATCCCCGAGGTCATCACCGTCCAGGAGCTGGCCAACCGCATGGCCGAGCGCGGGGCGGACGTGATCAAGACGCTCATGAAGATGGGCGTCATGGCGACCATCACCCAGACCATCGACGCCGACACGGCCGAGCTGGTCGTCACCGAGCTGGGTCACCGGCCGCACCGCGTCTCGGAGGCGGACGTCGAGCTGGGCGTGATCGGCGACCAGGACCGGACCGAGGACCTGCGGCCGCGGCCGCCCGTGGTCACCGTCATGGGCCATGTCGACCACGGCAAGACCTCGCTGCTGGACGCGCTGCGCCATACCGACGTGGCCGGCCGCGAGGCCGGTGGCATCACGCAGCACATCGGCGCCTATCAGGTGCAGCTCCCGTCGGGCTCGAAGATCACCTTCATCGACACGCCGGGCCACGCCGCCTTCACGGAGATGCGCGCCCGCGGCGCCACCGTGACCGACGTGGTGGTGCTGGTGGTGGCGGCCGACGACGGTGTCATGCCGCAGACGGTCGAGGCCATCCGGCACGCCAAGGCGGCCAAGGTTCCGATCATCGTCGCCATCAACAAGTGCGACCTGCCGCAGGCCAAGGCCGAGCGTGTCCGCAACGAGCTGTTGCAGCACGATCTCGTGGTCGAGGACATGGGCGGCGAGGTGCTGGACGTCGAGGTTTCGGCCAAGACCGGCAAGGGCCTGGACCGGCTGGAGGAGGCGATCCTGCTCCAGGCCGAGATCCTGGAGCTGAAGGCGAACCCCGAGCGGCCGGCCGAGGGCACCATCGTCGAGGCCAAGCTGGACAAGGGCCGCGGCCCCGTCGGCACCGTGCTGATCCGGCGCGGCACCCTGCGGGTCGGCGACATCGTCGTCGCCGGCAGCGAGTGGGGCCGTGTCCGCGCCCTGGTCAACGACCGCGGCCAGGCCGTGGACGAGGCCGGTCCCGCCACCCCGGTGGAGGTGCTGGGCCTGACCGGCGTGCCGCTGGCGGGCGACGACCTCGCCGTGGTCGGCACCGAGGCCCGGGCCCGCGAGATCACCGAGTACCGCCAGCGCAAGAAGCGGGAGGCCCAGGCCGCCCAGCAGGCGCGCGGCTCGCTGGAGCAGATGTTCAGCAAGATCCAGGCGGGCGAGGCCAAGGAACTGCCGGTCGTCATCAAGGGCGACGTGCAGGGCTCGGTGGAGGCCATCGCGGGTGCCTTGGAGAAGGCCGCCGGCGACAACTCCGAGGTCAAGGTCCGCGTGCTGTTCAGCGGCGTCGGCGCCATCACGGAAAGCGACGTGACGCTGGCCAACGCCTCCGACGGCCTGATCATCGGCTTCAACGTCCGCGCCAACCCGCAGGCCCGCGAGATGGCCAAGCGCGACGGCGTGGAGATCCGCTACTACTCGATCATCTACAACATCATCGACGACGTGAAGCAGATGCTCACGGGGATGCTGGCGCCGACGCTGCGGGAGAAGTTCCTCGGCAACGCCCAGATCCAGGAGGTGTTCAACATCACGAAGGTCGGCAAGGTCGCCGGCTGCCGCGTGGTGGAGGGCACCGTCAAGCGCGGCGCCAAGGTCCGCCTGCTGCGCGACAACGTCGTGATCCACGAAGGCACCCTGAAGACGCTGAAGCGCTTCAAGGACGAGGTGAAGGAGGTCCGCGAGGGCTTCGAGTGCGGCATGGCGTTCGAGAACTACGACGACATCCGCGCCGGGGACCTGATCGAGGCCTTCGAGATGGAGGAAGTCGCCCGCGCGCTCTGA
- a CDS encoding helix-turn-helix transcriptional regulator: MLTGCPVIAVWDAAPAVPAVARVSPDGCRDLILRHDPGNRPFWFVSALEDRTCAVALAPGSRLHGFRMRPGLGLDAGRLLRALDGREPEPDRVLALVANHAAPCARVEEALAALAAGPGSIAAAAAGLGVTPRTLQRLLLPATGRTPGWWLMLARLRRAARDLAAGTPPADAAAEHGYADQAHLTRAVRRWLGTTPRGLRGDADLAGQLAQPGYG, translated from the coding sequence ATGCTGACCGGATGTCCCGTCATCGCCGTCTGGGACGCGGCGCCCGCCGTGCCGGCCGTGGCGCGGGTGTCGCCGGACGGCTGCCGCGACCTGATCCTGCGCCACGATCCCGGCAACCGGCCCTTCTGGTTCGTCTCGGCGCTGGAGGACCGCACCTGCGCGGTGGCGCTGGCGCCGGGCAGCCGCCTCCACGGGTTCCGGATGCGGCCCGGCCTGGGCCTGGATGCGGGCCGCCTGCTGCGCGCGCTGGACGGGCGGGAGCCGGAGCCCGACCGGGTGCTGGCCCTGGTGGCCAACCATGCGGCCCCGTGCGCGCGGGTGGAGGAGGCGCTGGCCGCGCTGGCGGCGGGGCCGGGCAGCATCGCCGCGGCGGCGGCCGGGCTGGGCGTCACGCCGCGCACCCTGCAACGGCTGCTGCTGCCCGCCACCGGCCGGACGCCCGGCTGGTGGCTGATGCTGGCGCGGCTGCGGCGGGCCGCGCGGGACCTGGCTGCCGGCACCCCGCCGGCCGACGCCGCGGCCGAACACGGCTATGCCGATCAGGCGCACCTGACGCGGGCTGTCCGCCGCTGGCTGGGCACGACCCCGCGCGGCCTGCGTGGCGATGCCGATCTGGCCGGCCAGCTCGCCCAGCCGGGCTACGGCTGA
- a CDS encoding VOC family protein — protein sequence MKLRYTILYVDDVAATLAFYREAFGVETRMLHESGDYGELDTGATTLSFSSRALMASLGKNPARPRPDAPAFEIAFETDDVAGAYARALAAGATAVQPPERMPWGQTTAYVSDRDGFLVELCTAVAG from the coding sequence ATGAAGCTGCGTTACACCATCCTGTATGTCGATGACGTGGCGGCGACGCTGGCGTTCTACCGCGAGGCCTTCGGGGTCGAAACCCGGATGCTGCACGAGAGCGGCGATTATGGCGAGCTGGACACCGGCGCCACGACGCTGTCCTTCTCCTCGCGCGCGCTGATGGCCTCGCTGGGCAAGAACCCCGCGCGCCCGCGGCCCGACGCCCCGGCCTTCGAGATCGCCTTCGAGACGGACGACGTGGCCGGCGCCTATGCCCGCGCCCTGGCCGCCGGGGCCACGGCGGTGCAGCCGCCCGAGCGGATGCCCTGGGGCCAGACGACGGCCTATGTCAGCGACCGCGACGGCTTCCTGGTCGAACTCTGCACCGCCGTGGCGGGGTGA
- the rbfA gene encoding 30S ribosome-binding factor RbfA, whose amino-acid sequence MSRGRGSTKPGNTGPSQRQLRVGEEIRHALADILRRGDFRDPGLQDVNVTVTEVRVSPDLKNATAFVMPLGGGHPEVIAALNHAAPFFRAQIAHAVRLQHAPRIGFQEDTSFAYADRIDRLLHDPAVARDITRDLDAEGVPLDRGGAEDGEDGEDDDDLDAPDAPDLDGGEREGRRGA is encoded by the coding sequence ATGTCCCGAGGCAGAGGCTCCACCAAGCCGGGCAACACCGGCCCCAGCCAGCGCCAGCTCCGCGTCGGCGAGGAAATCCGCCATGCCCTGGCCGACATCCTGCGCCGCGGCGACTTCCGCGATCCCGGATTGCAGGACGTCAACGTCACCGTGACCGAGGTCCGGGTCAGCCCGGACCTGAAGAACGCGACGGCCTTCGTCATGCCGCTGGGCGGCGGCCATCCCGAGGTGATCGCCGCGTTGAACCACGCCGCCCCCTTCTTCCGGGCGCAGATCGCCCATGCCGTGCGGTTGCAGCACGCGCCGCGCATCGGCTTCCAGGAGGATACCTCCTTCGCCTATGCGGACCGCATCGACCGGCTGCTGCACGATCCGGCCGTGGCCCGCGACATCACCCGCGACCTGGACGCCGAAGGCGTGCCGCTGGACCGCGGCGGTGCCGAGGACGGGGAGGACGGGGAGGACGACGACGATCTGGACGCCCCTGACGCCCCCGATCTGGATGGCGGCGAGCGGGAGGGCCGTCGTGGCGCGTAA